In Anabas testudineus chromosome 12, fAnaTes1.2, whole genome shotgun sequence, one genomic interval encodes:
- the LOC113159610 gene encoding beta-1,3-galactosyl-O-glycosyl-glycoprotein beta-1,6-N-acetylglucosaminyltransferase 4-like encodes MLIRLRRKQCVPCFLSVLTLCTLLLVTKLIYISQTLPSSALSHGVQTVYKYNINCSAIYDLDPVEAGKALHIRQKQVVEDDDDNLINLTSNCPVFLQSRGYNDVCVSEEEKNFPLAYSLVVHKYAWMVERLLKATYSPSNIYCIHYDQKSSAQFISAMEGLARCLPNVFIASKREFVIYASISRLKADLNCLSDLLQSDVKWKYVINLCGQDFPLRSNIELVSELKKLNGSNMLETSRPSKLKKERFAFHHELKDASFEYQKLPVRTKEKKSPPPHGIEMFIGNAYFVLSRDFVVYMNSSAVVKDFLAWSEDTYSPDEHFWATVVRLPGVPGEVPRSQPDITDLMSKARLVKWSYLEENLYPQCTGTHVRSVCIYGAAELRWLLNYGHWFANKFDTKVDPILIQCLEEKLEEKQQLFQSVASPTCHKKRRDATKQSSSSSL; translated from the coding sequence atGCTCATACGTCTAAGAAGAAAGCAGTGCGTCCCCTGCTTCCTGTCGGTGCTGACCTTGTGTACCCTGCTGCTGGTCACCAAGTTAATCTACATCTCTCAAACTTTACCTTCTTCAGCACTTTCACACGGCGTTCAGACGGTTTACAAGTACAATATAAACTGTTCAGCCATTTATGACCTGGACCCAGTGGAGGCAGGTAAAGCTCTTCacatcagacagaaacaggttGTGGAGGACGACGATGACAATCTGATCAACCTCACCTCAAACTGTCCAGTATTCCTCCAGTCCAGAGGTTATAATGATGTTTGTgtctcagaggaggagaagaactTTCCTCTTGCTTACTCCCTGGTTGTGCATAAATATGCATGGATGGTGGAGAGACTCCTCAAAGCGACGTACTCACCCAGCAACATCTACTGCATCCACTATGATCAGAAGTCTTCAGCTCAGTTCATCTCAGCCATGGAGGGTTTGGCGCGCTGTTTGCCCAACGTCTTCATCGCCTCCAAGCGGGAGTTTGTCATTTATGCAAGCATCAGTCGATTGAAAGCTGATTTGAACTGTCTGTCTGACCTTTTGCAGTCAGACGTGAAGTGGAAGTATGTCATCAACCTCTGTGGCCAAGATTTTCCCCTCAGGTCCAACATTGAGCTGGTGTCAGAACTCAAGAAGCTGAATGGCTCTAACATGCTGGAGACAAGCCGACCCAGTAAGCTTAAGAAGGAGAGGTTTGCTTTTCACCACGAGCTAAAAGATGCCAGCTTTGAATATCAAAAACTTCCCGTGAGAACGAAGGAGAAAAAGTCCCCACCCCCTCATGGCATTGAGATGTTCATCGGTAATGCCTATTTTGTCCTGTCGCGGGACTTTGTGGTTTACATGAACTCCTCAGCTGTAGTGAAGGATTTTCTAGCTTGGTCAGAGGACACCTACTCCCCAGATGAACACTTCTGGGCCACCGTTGTCCGACTGCCCGGTGTACCTGGGGAGGTGCCCAGATCTCAGCCTGACATCACTGACCTGATGAGTAAGGCCAGGCTGGTGAAGTGGTCGTACCTGGAGGAGAACCTGTACCCACAGTGCACAGGAACACACGTCCgcagtgtttgtatttatggTGCAGCAGAACTGCGTTGGTTACTCAACTATGGCCACTGGTTTGCTAATAAGTTTGACACCAAAGTGGACCCCATTCTCATTCAGTGCCTtgaggagaagctggaggaaaAACAGCAGTTGTTTCAGTCAGTGGCATCTCCAACCTGCCATAAAAAAAGACGTGACGCCACCAAGCAGAGCAGCTCATCATCACTCTAA
- the LOC113159611 gene encoding beta-1,3-galactosyl-O-glycosyl-glycoprotein beta-1,6-N-acetylglucosaminyltransferase 4-like, protein MSSDNESDLINPLGSVRRMCADKTMTYKCSTLRLRRKFFSVFLSMLTFSFLLLICLMFSYITEPLAPVHDIHPVHKYNINCSAIYDLDPVEAGKALLIRQKQVVEDDDENLINLTSNCPVFLQARGYNDVCASEEEKNFPLAYSLVVHKYAWMVERLLKATYSPSNIYCIHYDQKSSAQFISAMEGLARCLPNVFIVSQQEYVIYAGFTRLKADLNCLSDLLQSDVKWKYVINLCGQDFPLRPNIELVSELKKLNGSNMLETSRPSRIKSLRFSRKKPPPHGIEMFCGSAYFVLSRDFIEYMNSSVVVKDFLEWTKDTYSPDEHFWATIARLPGAPGEVPRSHPDITDLMSKARLVKWSYLEGRLYPYCTGKHVRSVCVYGVGDIRWLLNYGHWFANKFDTKVDPIAVQCLEEKLEERKIIFQSVSSLDCRNG, encoded by the exons ATGTCGTCTGACAACG AGTCCGACCTGATCAACCCTTTGGGAAGTGTTCGGCGCATGTGTGCGGACAAAAC AATGACTTATAAATGTTcaacactgagactgagaagAAAGTTCTTTAGCGTCTTCCTGTCGATGCTCAccttcagtttcctgctgcttATCTGTCTCATGTTCAGCTACATCACTGAACCTTTAGCACCTGTTCATGATATTCACCCAGTGCACAAGTACAATATAAACTGTTCAGCCATTTATGACCTGGACCCAGTGGAGGCAGGTAAAGCTCTTCtcatcagacagaaacaggttGTGGAGGACGACGATGAAAATCTGATCAACCTCACCTCAAACTGTCCAGTATTCCTCCAGGCCAGAGGTTATAATGATGTTTGTGcctcagaggaggagaagaactTTCCTCTTGCTTACTCCCTGGTTGTGCATAAATATGCATGGATGGTGGAGAGACTCCTCAAAGCGACGTACTCACCCAGCAACATCTACTGCATCCACTATGATCAGAAGTCTTCAGCTCAGTTCATCTCAGCCATGGAGGGTTTGGCGCGCTGTTTGCCCAACGTCTTCATCGTTTCCCAGCAGGAGTATGTCATTTATGCTGGCTTTACTCGATTGAAAGCTGATTTGAACTGTCTGTCTGACCTTTTGCAGTCAGACGTGAAGTGGAAGTATGTCATCAACCTCTGTGGCCAAGATTTTCCCCTCAGGCCCAACATTGAGCTGGTGTCAGAACTCAAGAAGCTGAATGGCTCTAACATGCTGGAGACAAGCCGACCCAGTAGGATTAAGAGTTTAAGGTTCTCCAGGAAAAAACCACCACCACATGGTATTGAGATGTTCTGTGGCAGTGCCTACTTTGTCCTGTCACGGGACTTTATTGAGTACATGAACTCCTCCGTTGTTGTGAAAGACTTTTTGGAATGGACAAAAGACACCTACTCCCCAGATGAACACTTCTGGGCCACAATAGCACGACTGCCCGGGGCACCTGGCGAGGTGCCGAGATCTCACCCCGATATCACTGACCTGATGAGTAAGGCCAGGCTGGTGAAGTGGTCATACCTGGAGGGCAGATTATATCCATATTGCACAGGAAAACATGTccgcagtgtttgtgtttatggtGTAGGTGATATACGTTGGTTGCTCAACTATGGCCACTGGTTTGCTAACAAGTTCGACACCAAAGTGGACCCCATTGCTGTTCAGTGCCTTGAGGAGAAactggaggaaagaaaaattattttccaATCAGTATCATCCCTAGACTGCCGTAAcggttaa
- the LOC113159262 gene encoding 3-hydroxy-3-methylglutaryl-coenzyme A reductase-like codes for MLARLFRLHGLLVASHPWEVIVGTLALTVCLVSMNSLTAGSQMCSWNECPKVEEKIHSSDTIILTVTRCMAIVYIYFQFKNLRQLGSKYILGIAGLFTVFSSFVFSTVVIHFFGKELTGLNEALPFFLLLIDLSKACALAKFALSSNSQEEVRENISQGMAILGPTFTLDALVECLVIGIGTMSGVPQLEIMCCFGCMSVLANYFVFMTFFPACVSLVLELSRESREGRPIWQLSHFARVLAEEEDNKPNPVTQRVKIIMSLGLALVHAHTRLAAEHPNQNRSVEGPIAKKLDFGGTMWPMRLTSMGLEQVITLSLALLLAVKYVFFEQTETESSFSLKSPIISSSPTQKPKVSGEYCRGDPVAPKPQKIMNGISVNNPTSPSVSELSPEADRTFRNKEAMQPPASSLETSPCVSCSVESVAQTTCVPHCSSNSEHRTLDECMAILSDPQRGARFLSDAEVMNLVTSRNILNYKLETVLETPERGVAIRREILSPKLPVPSALGCLPYKDYDYSKVMGTCCENVIGYMPLPVGVAGPLLLDEKQFYIPLATTEGCLVASTNRGCRALSLSGGCRSRILADSMTRGPVVRLPSACRAAEVKVWLETSDGFRLIKDAFDQTSRFARLEKLLVGLAGRNLYIRFQSQTGDAMGMNMLSKGTEQALHRLQQQHPDMEVLSLSGNYCTDKKSAAINWILGRGKSAVCEATIPANVVKEVLKSTTTALVELNINKNFVGSAMAGSVGGFNAHAANIVAAIYIACGQDPAQTVGSSNCITQMEPAGPQGEDLYISCTMPSIELGTVGGGTNLPPQQACLQMLGVQGTSQTHPGENARQLARIVCATVLAGELSLMAALAAGHLVKSHMTHNRSTTNLSVAASSESETAA; via the exons ATGTTGGCACGTCTGTTCAGGCTCCATGGACTGCTGGTGGCCTCCCACCCGTGGGAGGTAATAGTGGGCACCCTCGCTCTCACCGTCTGCCTGGTGTCCATGAACAGTCTGACAGCCGGCAGCCAGATGTGCAGCTGGAATGAGTGTCCCAAAGTCGAGGAG AAGATCCACAGCAGCGACACAATCATTCTAACAGTCACACGCTGCATGGCCATCGTTTACATCTATTTCCAGTTCAAGAATCTCAGACAACTGGGATCCAAATATATACTGG GTATTGCAGggttatttactgttttttccAGCTTCGTTTTCAGTACAGTAGTCATCCACTTCTTTGGGAAAGAACTGACAGGCCTCAA TGAAGCCctgcctttctttctcctgcttATTGACCTCTCCAAAGCCTGTGCATTGGCCAAATTTGCCCTCAGCTCAAACTCGCAG GAAGAGGTGAGGGAGAATATCTCCCAGGGCATGGCCATCCTGGGCCCCACATTCACCCTGGATGCTCTGGTTGAGTGTCTGGTGATTGGAATTGGCACCATGTCAG GTGTGCCTCAACTAGAGataatgtgttgttttggcTGCATGTCTGTCCTGGCCAATTACTTTGTCTTCATGACTTTCTTCCCTGCATGTGTCTCCCTGGTCCTGGAG CTGTCCAGAGAAAGTCGTGAAGGCCGTCCTATCTGGCAGCTGAGCCACTTTGCCCGGGTGCTGGCTGAAGAAGAGGACAACAAGCCAAATCCTGTGACCCAAAGGGTTAAAATCATCATG TCTCTAGGCCTGGCCTTGGTTCATGCCCACACTCGACTAGCAGCTGAGCATCCAAATCAGAATCGCTCGGTGGAGGGGCCCATAGCAAAGAAACTGGACTTTGGTGGTACGATGTGGCCTATGAGGCTGACCAG TATGGGCCTGGAACAAGTGATAACCCTCAGTCTAGCCCTGCTCCTGGCTGTAAAGTACGTCTTCTTTGAGCAAACAGAGACCGAATCCTCCTTCTCCCTTAAGAGTCCCATTATTAGCTCCTCTCCGACCCAGAAACCCAAGGTTTCAGGGGAGTACTGCAGGGGGGACCCTGTAGCCCCGAAACCCCAGAAGATCATGAATGGTATCTCAGTAAACAACCCTACCTCCCCATCTGTCTCTGAACTCTCCCCTGAGGCTGACAGgacatttagaaataaag AAGCGATGCAGCCTCCAGCATCCTCATTGGAGACCAGCCCCTGTGTTTCATGTTCTGTGGAATCTGTTGCTCAGACAACCTGTGTACCTCATTGTAGTTCTAATTCAGAGCACAGAACCCTGGATGAATGTATGGCCATCCTCTCTGACCCTCAG AGAGGTGCTCGTTTCCTCAGTGATGCAGAGGTGATGAACCTTGTAACCTCACGTAACATCCTGAACTATAAGCTAGAAACTGTCCTGGAGACTCCAGAGAGAGGCGTAGCCATTAGGAGGGAAATCTTATCACCCAAACTGCCTGTTCCCTCTGCCTTGGGATGTCTGCCTTATAAGGACTATGACTATTCTAAG GTGATGGGTACTTGTTGTGAGAATGTCATTGGCTACATGCCGTTGCCAGTAGGAGTGGCTGGTCCCCTTCTGTTGGATGAGAAGCAGTTTTACATTCCACTGGCGACCACAGAGGGCTGCCTGGTAGCCAGCACAAACAGAGGATGCAGGGCACTTTCT CTGAGTGGTGGCTGCCGGAGCAGGATCCTAGCTGACAGCATGACCAGGGGTCCTGTGGTGAGGCTGCCGTCAGCATGTCGGGCAGCAGAGGTTAAAGTCTGGCTCGAGACCTCGGACGGATTCAGGCTGATCAAAGACGCCTTTGACCAGACCAGCAG gTTTGCTCGTTTGGAGAAACTGTTGGTAGGTTTAGCAGGAAGAAACCTGTACATTCGCTTCCAGTCTCAGACAGGAGATGCCATGGGCATGAACATGCTCTCAAAG GGGACTGAGCAAGCTCTGCACAggctccagcagcagcatcctgaCATGGAGGTCCTATCACTCAGTGGGAACTACTGCACTGACAAGAAGTCTGCTGCTATAAACTGGATTCTGGGCCGGGGAAAGTCTGCAGTGTGTGAAGCCACCATCCCAGCTAATGTGGTAAAGGAG GTGTTGAAGAGCACTACAACTGCTCTGGTGGAGCTGAACATCAACAAGAACTTCGTGGGCTCGGCGATGGCTGGCAGTGTCGGGGGATTTAACGCTCATGCTGCTAACATTGTAGCAGCCATCTACATTGCCTGTGGACAG GATCCAGCTCAGACAGTAGGGAGCTCCAACTGCATCACTCAGATGGAACCTGCTGGTCCCCAAGGGGAGGACCTGTACATCAGCTGCACTATGCCCTCCATAGAGCTGGGAACTGTCGGAGGAGGCACCAACCTGCCACCACAGCAGGCCTGTCTACAG ATGCTCGGCGTTCAGGGTACCAGTCAGACTCATCCGGGGGAGAATGCCCGACAGCTTGCCCGCATAGTCTGTGCCACCGTTCTGGCAGGGGAGCTCTCTCTGATGGCTGCTCTAGCTGCTGGACACCTAGTCAAGAGCCACATGACACACAACAG ATCTACAACAAACCTTTCAGTAGCTGCTTCTTCAGAATCAGAGACAGCTGCGTGA